Part of the Deltaproteobacteria bacterium genome is shown below.
ACGGTAAGCTGGCGGCGTTCACCGGCACTTTGGGTGCTAGGTGTCGGATGCTGGGGGTTAGGGAATGAGGGTTGAGGACTTGAAACCTGAAACTTTGAACTTGGAACTGGGGAAGAGGATTGTGTGGGGAGCGATGCGCCGCAGTCACCGCAAAACTTGAACCGGGATGGATTCTCCGCGCCACAACTAGCACAGCGAGGCATGAGCGGGCTTCCACACTCGCCGCAGAATTTCTTTCCGTCGGGGGCTTCGCTGTTACAGCTTGGACAGTACATACGGCCTCTTTGACTACGACCTTCTTTCGGTCTCCTCTTCAGTAGAAGTCTCTAGCGCCGTCTCTTCATCGTAGTTCTGAGTCAGCGCGGTTTGTTCCAGCTCAACGGTGTAGCTCGGATCAAGGCGTTTCAGGTCCCATTCGGTGATCCAGCGCTTGATGTACTCGCGCATGCTGGTAATGCCCGAGCGCTCGACTGCTAGCGCTGGCGGCTGCCAGTCATAGGCGGTGGCGTGAATCGAGCGGACTTTCTTGCACGTCTGTCGAATCGCTTGCAGATCCGGAGCCTGCAGGCGTGCTTTCTCGCGTTGAATCAGCCGCATGGCGCGTTCCGCCTGCTTAGCCATGTCTTCCAGGCCTTTCGCGCGGAGCTTGCTTGGCACGGTTTCCAGGTCATTCCGCTCTTCGATGATGTAACTCTCGAAATTCGACATGATCGCGAAGACGGTCAATAGTCCGGGCGACTGCTGTCCGGGCAGCTTTCCCATCCAGCGCAACAGATCGGCGTACGACTTGGCGCGCTGCAGCCAGGAGTAACGGCCAATGAGTTCGACCTCGTCCACCAGCAACACCCAGCCAGCATAACCCGCGGCCGTAGTTAATCGCGAGACAAACTGAAGACGTTGCAACGCCAGGTCCCTCTGGGTGATCTTTTCGATCGTGTACGTTGCGCGCTCGCCGCACGACTTGAGCAATTTGCGAATCTCGCCCGCATCTAACGGATCACCGGACCAGAACGAGATGAGTCGATCGCGAGTCTCCACGTCCATACCGAGACGTTTGAATAAGAACAGGGTGGCGGCGAAGCGCGAGTTGAGTCCAGAGCTGGGACTATGCGCCCAAGCGCTCAACTCCGTGTACGCGTCGCTGCGGGGATCGAGTTGCGCGGCGACCTCGGTCAGCGCCGCGCCGCGTCGCCCCGGCGCGACCGCCGTGCGAACGGCGGCGCGGTAAAACTTGGCGGGATCGTACAGCGGCGTTTCTTTGCTGATAACCACCTTGCTGCACACGAACCGCTCGGCCAACGCCACGTGTTGAAGGTACTCCAACAGATGCGACTTGCCCGCGCCAAAATCTCCAGCGATAAGAAACCCCGCGGCTTGTGTTCCTTTGGGGGCTCCCTCTTTGGCTTCTTGGAGTTGGGTTCGAAACCGCTCTTCAATAGCAGGCTGCTCGCAGCCGAGCGCCAGTACGGCGTCACGGTTGGGAACCCCGGCACGCAACGCTTCAATAGCGCGTCGAGAAACAATCTGAGTGCTCATCCCACGGACTCCTGTGTCGTTGTTGCCCCGAACTCGGGAGAGGAAGAGAGGCGGATGAGGGTAGAGAACGGATTGATGCGTTGTTTGTCGCGCACTTCATCCCAAATGCGCATCCGCAAGGCGTCATAGCTGTGGACGCCACGGCGATCATCGGGATGGAGAAACGCCGGCGGGGCGATAACCGCCATGAAGCAGAATTCCAATTCGTCAGTGGCGTCGATACACTGCCGTAGGACTTCATAGGTATCCAGCGCCATCGCCAGCGTGTAGTAACGGCTCTCATCCTGCTGTTCTTTGGGCTTGGGACGCTGCAGTAGACAACGGGAGATATCAAGGGCAAGCACCAAGCCACTTTTCCCGGCGAGATGCAACCAATAGGACAGCGACGAAAGCAGATAGCGGGCATTATCCCGCGCGATCTTTTGAAAGATCAGCGCCGGTTTGATTTCCTTCAGCCGATGCAGTCTGCCGCACAGCCATTCTTTAATCACCTCGGCGGGAACTGGGCTCATGCTGTCGTCACCTAAGTGTGTTTGGCAGAGGCGGATCATCGCCAGGCGGAAATCCTGGCTCATTTGGTAATCATGAATGAGGCGCTTTTCCGGCAACGTATGAAGTTCCTGTCGCAGCAGTCGCTCCTCGCGACTATTGAGGCTGGCTAGCCGTTGCAGAGTAAAATCGAAACGGTCAGCAGGAAGTGCAAACCCTTGCTCCTCGAGCAAGCGCGAGACAAAGGCAAACGACAACTCATCCCAATCGATTTGCTGGGCGACTTCGTGAAACACATGGTCGATCATGTGGACGCGCGTGGTGGCGGCGTCTACCCAGGCGAATTGATACCCTTCGGCCTCGGCGAGACTGCGCAGTCCTTGTCGTAAGCCACCGTGGTTGATTTCCTCGGTCGGCACGAGGAATTTCACCGCCGCTCCCCCGCCGCGAATAAAGCTCTGGAGATAGTCTCGCCGCGCAATATCCAGCCACTCCGCCGGACGCATCGTTGCACTCATTCTCTGACCTCTTTCCTACGCCTCTGTAAACGAAATTCCATAATACGCTTTCGCCTGCCCGGTTTTTGTCACGATCGGGATGACTTTGCTCGGAGCCTCATTGCCGCGTGCGGCGTGGAAGCTGATGGCGGCACCGTTGCGTGCGGTGGTCACGTCACTTTGGTCCAGCAGATATAGGTCACGGGCGAACTCCTGGCGGGAGTATTCCTTCGCCTGTCCAGGGAGGAGCGTGAACAGATCGTAGATCTCCACCAATGGTACGATGGCGCTGGTGTCGCGCCGTTCCTTCCCGCGCGTTTTCACCGCCGTGGTGTAGGCATCATGGAGCGATTCCAGGAACGCCTCCGACTTGAAACGCACCGGCCTGTTTTGTAGGTCTTGCAAGTGATGGACGAGCACGGAGGGACGCAGGCGGCGTTCCCTGGCTTTATCGATCACCACGGCCCGGTCATTGGCCAGCACGCGGATGAGCGTGGGATAGCAATAGAGTCGGTCATCCCGCTCGTACATACTCACGCCTGTTTGCTTTGCGGTCGCCAGTAATTCTGCGACAAACGCACCGTTCGAGAGATAGGCGTCTTCATCGAAGTCCCACGTGGTTTTGGCTTTGGCGAGCTGTTGTTGCAATTCGCTGATGGTTTGCTCTGCCGTTTCGATCAGCTTCGGCAGTTCGCGTAAATTCCCAGTTTGCGCCGCAGCACGAAACTTCTTGAGCGTGCGGAGCGCGGCGGTGGCGGCTTTGCAAGCGGCGTCAGCCTCCGCCTCTGTTTTTGCTAGCGCCTGTTCCAGATTGTTTTGTTGATTGACCGCCATGGTGCTCCTTGTCAGTGTTCTGATGTGGGGATCTACGCGCGAAGTTTAGACGGAAAAGAGATGAAGTGTCAAAGAGGCAGAGAAAACAGAGGACTAGTTCCCCTCCTGTTCCTCTGGTACAACGCGAGAATTATTCAGGAGGACGATCATGCTCGATCAGAAATTAGGACCCGTAGTAGATGCCGATGGTCATCTCTTAGAGCCTGCCGATTTGTGGCTGAAGTATATCGACCCGCAGTATCGCGACCGCGCCATTCGCATCGATCACGACGAAAAGGGCTGGGAAATCTTGTTGTTCGACAATAAAGTCGCGGAAGTAGTGCGCGGCACCCTCGGCGCGCTCGGCGGCGTTGGGATGAACCCCGACGAGTTTTTCCTCCCCGGGAACAAGACCTACATGGATGGTTGCCCCCCAGGGAGCTATGACCCAAAGGCTCGCCTACAAGTGATGGACGAAGAGGGCATCGACATCGCCTTACTCTATCCCACTATCAGCATTTTCTGGGAAGGGTGGGTGACCGATCCGAAGCTGGCGACGGCGTACACGCGCGCGTATAACCGCTGGCTGGTCGATTTCTGTAGTTATGACAAAAAGCGTCTGTTCCCTATCGCCCATATTTCCTTGATCGACCCTGAAGGCGCGGTCGAGGAAACCATCCGGGCAAAGAAGGACGGCTGCGTTGGCATCTACCTCTCGCCGGATATGGTGGCGCGCGGCTGGAAACATTTTGACGATCCCTCGTTCGTCCGCTTCTGGGAAACCGTGCAGGATCTCCAGATGCCAGTCGGCTTCCATGTCGTCGTCCGCGACCAGCCGTCATTTCGCGAGTGGGTGCGTCCAGGCGCGGATTTCGGTCTCTTCAATTTCACGTTCCTGGCCATCGACGTGATGGCGGGATTCACGCAGATGATGTCGCTGGCCATGTTCGACAAATATCCGCGCATGAAATGCACGGTGTTGGAGTCCGGCGCCAACTGGATTTCGGCGTGGCTGGATCGGATGGACCATAAATACATTCCCATGAAGAGCCGCACCCAGCTGAAAATGAAACCAAGCGAGTATTTCTACCGGCAGTGTATCGTGTCGGCTGACCCGGATGAAACCATGACCTCTCAGGTCGTCGAGCACATCGGCCCCGACTATTTTGTCTGGGCGTCGGACTATCCACACATTGACTCCTCGTTTGGCGTAGCGAAAGAGATCAAAGAACGGATTGCACCGCTTCCGCTTGAGGCGCAGCGTAAGGTCTTGGGCGGGAATGCGATTCGGTTTTATAATTTGCCAGTCGGAATGTAGGCAAGCGTTAGGTGTGAGGCGGAAGGCCACACAAGGAAGACCAGCAACCAGAAACTCGAAACGAGAAACTCAAAGAAGGAGTCCTGCATGCATGATCTGTCGATTAAAGGTGGAAAGATTGTTGACGGAACCGGACAGGCACCGTTCACTGGCGATGTAGCCCTGACTGACGGTCGTATTTCTGGAGTTGGCAGAGATCTGGGCTCGGCCAAACGTACCATCAACGCAGATGGGCTGCTCGTCACGCCGGGCTGGGTGGATGTCCACACGCACTATGATGGTCAAGCGGCATGGGACCAGTTGATGACGCCGTCGCTCTGGCATGGCGTTGCCACAGTGGTGATGGGGAACTGTGGGGTCGGCTTCGCTCCCGCGACGCCGGATCGCCACGATTGGCTGATCGGCCTCATGGAAGGCGTGGAAGATATTCCGGCCAAGTCGTTAGCCGCCGGGCTGCCGTGGGGATGGGAGAGCTTTGCCGAGTACCTCAACGTGCTTGCGAAGATGCCGCGCACGATTGACGTGGGCGGACTCGTCACCCATGGCGCTGTGCGGGCGTATGTGATGGGCGATCGCGGGGCCAAGAACCAGCCAGCGAATGCTGACGATATGGCGAAGATGGCGGCTTTGGTGAAAGAAGCGGTTCTTGCCGGAGCGCTCGGGTTTTCTTCTTCCCGGACACTCGTGCATAGCGCCAATGGCGGCGAACCTGTTCCTGGGACCTACGCGTCGGACGAAGAACTCATGGCTATCGCGCGGGCGATCAAAGAGACCGGGCGTGGACTGATCGAGCTGGTGCCGATGGGCGTGGCTGGTGAAGACAACGCCGCGTTGACGAGAGACATGGCGATGATGCGGCGTATCGCAGCCACCACTGGTTGCCCTATGACGTTCTTGTTGCCGCAACATAACTCCGATCCCAATCAGTGGCGCGACCAGCTCCGTCAATGTGAAGAGGCCGTCAAAGAAGGCGTGCGTATCACGCCGCAAGTCTTCGCGCGTCCGGTGTGCGTGTTGTTCAGTGCGCAAGGCGAGAATCCGTTCCAATATCTCCCAAGCTATGCTCCGCTCATGAACCTGCCACTGGCGGAAAAAGTCAAAGCGTTGCGCAGTCCCGACCTCAGAGCGAAGTTGCTCTCCGAGAGCGATCCGCACACCACGGGTATGTCGCTTCTGTACCAGAGCCCGATGGTGTGGCAGCGAACCTACCCGATGGGAACTCCGCTGAGCTACACGCCGGAGAAGAGCAACAGCATCGCCGAGATTGCCAAACGCGAAGGCCGCGATCCGCGAGCGGTCGTATACGATCTCTTGCTTGAAAACGAAGGTCGCGCTTTCTTGATGTATGCGGCAGCCGGTTACACTGACGGCAATCCCGATGCGATCCACGAAATGTTGCGCCACCCGATGACGGCGTTAGGCGGCAGCGACGCTGGTGCGCATGTGCGGCAAATCATCGACGCCAGCATTCCTACCTACATGCTCACGCACTGGGCGCGGGACTACAAACTTGGTGATCGCTACCACTTGCCGCTAGAGTTCGTGGTGAAGAAACTCACCCGCGACGGCGCACGGCTGTTCGGCATGCATGATCGCGGTACGCTTGAACCCGGCATGAAAGCCGACGTGAACTTGATCGACTTCGAGAATCTGCATGTCAATCATCCCGAGATGATCTACGACATGCCGGCTGGTATGCCCCGTCTCATGCAAACCGCCAACGGCTATGTGACTTCGTTTGTCAGTGGCGAAGTCGTGCAAGAGAACGGCAAAGCGACCGACGCGCGCCCGGGTAAAATCGTCCGCAGCAGCGCACGCGCGGCGCTCTAGTCCTTCCCGATGGTCGGGGCGTGCGTTTGTACGCCCCTGGTTCTTCTGCTTGGCTTTCTTCCCTCTCTTCGATTCTCTACAGTTGAGCGATTTCCCTGGAGGTGAACTGAGACCCTTTCCCTTGCCCGTTCCGTCTAGGAACGATAGAGAAGAAGAGGTCTGGTCGTAGCAGTGCAAACTGAAGGAGGAAAGACATGAAACTGTATCGTTCTATCTTGTTCGTCCCTGGCAATCGTCCGGAATGGATCTACAAAGCGCCGAAGTACGGACCGGATGCGTTGATTATTGACCTTGAAGATGCCGTGCCGATTCCAGAGAAGTCCGAGGCGCGAGGCATCGTGCGCGCCGGAATTGAGCGTTCGCATGCTCGTGGCGTGCCGATCGTGGTGCGCGTGAACGGGTTGAATACCGGTCTGACTGGCGAAGATATCGAAGCCGTGGTGACCGCCGGCTTAGTCGGCATCGCCATTCCCAAACTGGAATATGCCGAGGAGATCCTCAAGATCGATGCGTGGATCGAGTTTTTCGAGAAGAAAGCCGGGCTACCGCTTAACACGGTGGAGATCGTCGCGATTCCGGAAACCGCACGCGGCATCATGGATATCTACAAGCTAGCGACCGCCTGCCCGCGGGTCGGCAATATCGTCGGCGGCGTAGGGGCGCGCTCGGGCGACGTGACCAAAGCGATTGGCTATAAGTGGACGCGCCCCGGGTTCGAGACCCTCTACATGGCCTCGCATATGTTGCTGGCCGCGCGCTCGGCAGGGATCGAATATCCGCTGGCTGCCGGTTCCCTCGAAGTCAGCGATCTCGAATTGGTCCGCTTGCAGATTCAACGGGTGCGCGAAATCGGTTTCCGCGGTTCGTTGTTGATTCACCCGTCGGCGGTGCCGATCGCCAACGAAGTGTTTGCGCCCTCCAAAGAGGAAATCGCGTGGAATAAGGGCATTCTCTATGCCATGGATGAAGCGGAACGCGCTGGGCGGGCGGCGGTGACGTACGATGGGATGATGATCGACTACGCCCACGTGCGTAACGCGCTCGATCTGATTCACCAAGCCGAAGCGTTCGGGCTCGAGGTCGGCGAATACCCGCAGGTGAAAGCGCTCTAAAATGGAACGAAAACCGATGAAGCGAGGTTCTGCCTAGTAGTCTGGCAGGAAATTTTTGAGAGATGTCATTCCGAGGAGCAACGCGACGAGGAATCTCAAGCAGGCAGAGACAACACGAGATTCCTCGCCTTCATTACATTCCGGCTCGGAATGACAACCCTCCATCTTTCCGTGGACGAAGCACGAGTCTCACCATACTACATTAGCTAAGGAGGACTCTTATGTCTCATGCCGCTGAAACCGCCAAGATTCACGCCAAGTTGAGCCATCCGGTGATCGACTCCGACGGTCACTGGATCGAGTTCGAGCCTGCGGCGGTGGATTATCTGCATCAAGTTGGAGGCGACCGTATCGTCGAACGCTACAGCAAGGTCGCCAACCAGTTCGGTAACAAGAAGTGGGCGCAAACCCCAGCGCAGGACCGCCGCGAGCGCCGCATGCTTCAACCCGGCTGGTGGGGCGTACCGACGAAAAATACGCGCGACCGCGCCACCGCCATGCTGCCCAAGCTGCTCCATGAACGCATGGGCGAGCTGGGCATCGACTTCGGCGTGATCTACCCAACGTCGGGGGCGCTCTTTGCGCCGTTTTTACGCGATGAAGAAGTGCGTCGCGCGTCGTGCCGCGCCTTCAATATGTACACTGCCGATCAATTCAAGGGGCTGGGAGACCGGCTGACTCCCGCCGCCGTGGTGCCGATGTTCTCCCCGCAAGAGGCGGTCGAAGAACTCGAATTCGCGGTGAAGCATCTTGGGTTCAAAGTGGTGATGCTGGGCAGTTTGCCGCGCCGTCCGGTTCCCGCCGTCGCGAAGTCCACTCCAGAGGCGAGCCGTTACGCAGTCTGGCACGACACCTTGGGGCTGGATAGCGAGCACGACTACGATCCGGTTTGGGCCAAATGCCAGGAACTACGCATCTCGCCGACTTTCCATTCCGCCTCTTCGGGCATCGGGCTGCGCACCTCGATCTCGAATTTTGTCTATAACCATATCGGTCATTTCGGTCAGGCTGGCGAAGCAGTGTGTAAAGCGCTGTTCATCGGCGGTGTGACTCGCCGCTTCCCTCAGCTAAAGTTCGGCTTCCTGGAAGGCGGCGTGGGTTGGGCCTGTAGCTTGTACAGCGATTTGATCGGCCATTGGAAGAAGCGCAACGCCGAGGCGCTGGATGCGGTGAACCCGGCGAATCTGAATCGTGACTTGTTGCTCGATCTGGTGAAGCAGTACGGTTCCTCCGCCATCATCAGCAAGCTGGACCAAATCGCGCCCGGTGTAGGGTTGTTGATGGAGCGTCCAGAGCAGCTTGACGATTTCGCCGCCTGCGGAATTAAGAAAGCGTCTGATATCCGCGACCTGTTCGTACCGAATTTCTATTTCGGTTGCGAGGCGGACGACCCGGTGACATCGTGGGCGTTCAAAGGCCACGTGAACCCGTATGGCGCCAAGCTCGGGGCGCTCTTCGGCTCGGATATCGGTCACTTCGATGTGCCGGACATGACCGAGGTGTTAGTGGAAGCGTATGAAGGAGTCGAAGACGGGATTCTGAGCGACGAGGATTTTCGTGACTTTGTCTTCGGTAATCCGGTGCGCTTCTGGGCGGGGATGAATCCCGACTTCTTCACAGGCACGGCGGTAGAGTCGCAGGCGAAGAAGTTCCTGACCGAGAACGGAACGGTGACGGCGGCAGCAGCGGCGCTGTAGTCTTCAGACGAAACGGCGAAAAGGGGAAACGGTGAAAAGGGAAAGGACCGAGGAGAGTCGATCCGTCTCCGATTCTTCAGTTCCCCCTGTCTCTAGGACGCCCGCACCTTCACCCCGGCTCGCTCCTCCTGCAACTGAAACGGCACGGTCGAATCCCGGTCGCCCCAGCCTTTCGCCATCGCCTCGACGAGATCCTGTTCGACGATGTTGGCAACTTTCATCGGCACCTCGTATTCACGCCCGAGAGCGGACGCGAGGCCGATATCTTTGCGTGCGAGTTTTAAGGCGAAGCGCACGGTGTCGAAATCGCCTTTGAACACGACGTTCGGCACCATGTAGTTCAGCATCAGTCCTTGACCGACGGCTCCATCCGCCACGGCTTTCCGCAGCGCTTCTGGTTCCACCCCAGCCTTTACGCCCAAGGTGAAACCCTCGGCCAGAATGGCTTGCGTGCAAATGCCGATCATGTTGTGCACCAGCTTGGCGATCGCGCCGCTGCCGATCGCGCCGACATACGACACTTTGTTGCCGATGGCGTCGAGCACAGGTTTGACCCGATCGTAGACAGCACGGTCGCCGCCGACCATGACGGCGAGTGTGGCTTGTTGCGCACTGATCGGACCGCCGCTGACAGGGGCGTCCAGCACGTGCAACCCGCGTTCCCGATAGACCTCGGCAATGTGGCGGACCAGGGTGGGAGAGTTGGTGGAGAGATCAATGTACACCGTGTCCGGAGTTGCACCTTGAAGGATGCCAGCTTCGCCCAGCGCTACTGCTTCGACCTCCTTGGGGCCAGGGAGCGATGTGAAGACGATCTCACTTGCGGCGGCGACCGCCATGGGACTGTCCGCCCAGCTCGCTCCTTTTTCCAACTGCGGAGTCGCCGCTTCTTTTCTCATGTCATAGACCGTGACCGAGTGTCCCGCCGCGACGATGTGGGATGCCATAGGACCACCCATGTTGCCGAGACCGATAAAGCCAATACGCATGCTACACCTCCTTTTGTGACTGTTCTTCCTTTAGCGCGCTTGGGCCTGCCTCCGCAAGGGAAAGTGTGGCGGTGGGCGGGATTTCCTTGACAGGCTTGGGTGATTTGCTTTATGGGAGCCCAAGAGGAACAAGAGGAATAAGAGGAACCCGAAGAACAGGAGGAACAGACATTATGCGTTTTGGTTTTATGATGCCTTTTCAGAACCCGTCGCGTTGGGCACGACCCTACCCGGAAATCTATCGCGAGTTTATCGAGCAAACGGTGCTTGCCGAAGAGCTGGGCTACGACACCATTTGGCTGACGGAACACCACTTCGATGACGACGGCTGGTCGCCTTCGCTCTTGCCGCTGGCGGCAGGTATTGCTACCCGTACCAGTCGCATCCGTATCGGCACCTTTATCCTCATTTTGCCGTTCCAGCATGCACTGCGGGTGGCCGAGGACGCTGCAACCGTGGACATTCTCTCGAACGGCCGTTTCGATCTTGGGGTAGGGAAAGGCTATCGCCTCAAGGAATTCCATGGCTTCGGCATTCCGCGCGACCAACGTGAAGCACTGCTCGAAGAAGGGCTGGAAGTCATCCGCCGGGCCTGGACGGAAGAGAGTTTCTCGTTCGAGGGCAAGTTCTATCAACTACGGGATGTGCGGATTTCCCCCCGACCCACGCAGCAGCCGCATCCGCCGTTATGGATCGGTGCACGCGGCAGAAAATCCGTTGAACGCGCAGCGCGGCTAGGCTTTCATCTCATGGGTACGGGAGAGGCCGAACTCCAACGCGTTTATGACCGTACCTTGGAACAGCACGGACGGAATCCCCGCGACTATTCCCTGACGCAGCTGCGTTGGATGTATGTGGCGAAGACCCGCGAACAAGCCTGGGAAGATGCCGGGCCGCACTTGTCGTACATGTTCGAGACGGCGCTGCCACTGTTGAAGGAAGCCGGAGATTTACCGAAAGATCGGGCGATGCGCGACGCTCCCGCGCTAAGGGATTTGCAAAAGGTCGATCCTGCCACGCCCGGGAGCTTCCCGGTCATCGGCACGGCAGAGGATTGTGTGCGCGCCTTGCGCACCTATCTGCAGGAGACGCGGGTGACAGATCTCGCTTTGGGTATGCATTTGCCCGGCCTGGCGCCGGAGAAGATTCGCCAGTCAATGACCATTTTTGCCCGCGAAGTCATGCCGCATTTCAAGTAAGCAACTCGTTGGTATACAGTGCCGTGACCCACTGTGGAAGGAGCAAACATGAGCGAGTGGCTGTTTCATACGGATTCCTATCTCCGCGAGTTCACCGCGCGCGTGGCTGCGGTACAAGACAACCGCGTGGCGTTGGATCGGACTGCGTTTTATCCCACCGGCGGCGGACAGCCGTGCGATCATGGATGGCTCGCGGTTGGCGACCAGCGCTGGTCCGTGCGTAACGTGCGCAAAGACGGAGACGAAATCTGGCATGAAGTAGAAGGCGCCCCGCCGGGACTCGGCGTTGAGGTGAGCGGGAACCTCGATTGGGAGCGGCGCTACGCGCTCATGCGCACCCACACCGCGTTGCACATGTTGGCGGGGGTGATCTGGCGGACGCATGGCGCGCTCGTGACCGGCGGGAATATGGAGCCGTTGCGAGCGCGTATGGATTTCGAGTTCGAGAGCATGCGGCGAGAGTTAGTGGAAGACATTGAACAACGAGTCAACGCGGAAATCCTTGCGGCACGACCGATTCGAACCGAAATTCTTCCGCGCGAGCAAGCGCTTGCCATTCCCGACCTGATTCGCACGAAGATCAACCTGCTGCCGGAAGGGATCGCACAGATTCGTACTGTGGATATTGTCGGACTCGACCTCCAAGCCGACGGCGGCACGCATGTGGCGAACACCCGTGAGGTGGGTCGTCTCAAAATTACTGACTACAAGAGCAAAGGGAAGATCAACAAGCGGTTGGAAATTCAGGTGTTGGACGCAGAGAAGAAGGAGGCATGATGTCGGCTGGACAGATTGCCGGGTGTAGCGGTTCGAGAACGGCAAGATCACAGCGCTGATGGCGTATATGGACACCGAGCTGGTGCGAAAGTGCTTGTGGGAGTAGGCTTTTGGGGGCATCCTCCGACTATCGGTCGTGGCCCAGAGTTGGTGGCCTACATTAACGGGCTTGCCACCTGTGAAAGTGCGCGTTCGTCAGCTTGTACGCTATGCTTCCACGGATTACCTTATGCCTACAATCTGCGTCAACATAAGGATCGGAGCATATGTCTGACATTCAATCCTTGTCCGAAACTGTTACTCCACAGCCGACGGTGATCAGGACCAGTCGCGGGCTCTCGATTGCTGGTACTCGGATTACACTCTATAGCCTTCTGGATTACCTCCACGCTGGATGGCCTCCCCATTTAATACGCGACGAATTCAGTCTCACTGACCACCAGATGGCAGAGGTCATGAAGTATATCGAGATACACCGCAGCGAAGTCGAAGCCGAATACCAAGCCGTGCTCCAACAGGCCGAAGAAAATCGGCAGTATTGGGAAGCGCGGAACAAGGAGCATCTCGCCAGGATCGCAGCCCTCCCGCCGAAGCCGGGACAAGAAGAACTGCGCGCTAAGTTGCAAGCGGCAAA
Proteins encoded:
- a CDS encoding NAD(P)-dependent oxidoreductase, encoding MRIGFIGLGNMGGPMASHIVAAGHSVTVYDMRKEAATPQLEKGASWADSPMAVAAASEIVFTSLPGPKEVEAVALGEAGILQGATPDTVYIDLSTNSPTLVRHIAEVYRERGLHVLDAPVSGGPISAQQATLAVMVGGDRAVYDRVKPVLDAIGNKVSYVGAIGSGAIAKLVHNMIGICTQAILAEGFTLGVKAGVEPEALRKAVADGAVGQGLMLNYMVPNVVFKGDFDTVRFALKLARKDIGLASALGREYEVPMKVANIVEQDLVEAMAKGWGDRDSTVPFQLQEERAGVKVRAS
- a CDS encoding DUF2791 family P-loop domain-containing protein, encoding MSATMRPAEWLDIARRDYLQSFIRGGGAAVKFLVPTEEINHGGLRQGLRSLAEAEGYQFAWVDAATTRVHMIDHVFHEVAQQIDWDELSFAFVSRLLEEQGFALPADRFDFTLQRLASLNSREERLLRQELHTLPEKRLIHDYQMSQDFRLAMIRLCQTHLGDDSMSPVPAEVIKEWLCGRLHRLKEIKPALIFQKIARDNARYLLSSLSYWLHLAGKSGLVLALDISRCLLQRPKPKEQQDESRYYTLAMALDTYEVLRQCIDATDELEFCFMAVIAPPAFLHPDDRRGVHSYDALRMRIWDEVRDKQRINPFSTLIRLSSSPEFGATTTQESVG
- a CDS encoding amidohydrolase, which produces MLDQKLGPVVDADGHLLEPADLWLKYIDPQYRDRAIRIDHDEKGWEILLFDNKVAEVVRGTLGALGGVGMNPDEFFLPGNKTYMDGCPPGSYDPKARLQVMDEEGIDIALLYPTISIFWEGWVTDPKLATAYTRAYNRWLVDFCSYDKKRLFPIAHISLIDPEGAVEETIRAKKDGCVGIYLSPDMVARGWKHFDDPSFVRFWETVQDLQMPVGFHVVVRDQPSFREWVRPGADFGLFNFTFLAIDVMAGFTQMMSLAMFDKYPRMKCTVLESGANWISAWLDRMDHKYIPMKSRTQLKMKPSEYFYRQCIVSADPDETMTSQVVEHIGPDYFVWASDYPHIDSSFGVAKEIKERIAPLPLEAQRKVLGGNAIRFYNLPVGM
- a CDS encoding amidohydrolase family protein, translated to MSHAAETAKIHAKLSHPVIDSDGHWIEFEPAAVDYLHQVGGDRIVERYSKVANQFGNKKWAQTPAQDRRERRMLQPGWWGVPTKNTRDRATAMLPKLLHERMGELGIDFGVIYPTSGALFAPFLRDEEVRRASCRAFNMYTADQFKGLGDRLTPAAVVPMFSPQEAVEELEFAVKHLGFKVVMLGSLPRRPVPAVAKSTPEASRYAVWHDTLGLDSEHDYDPVWAKCQELRISPTFHSASSGIGLRTSISNFVYNHIGHFGQAGEAVCKALFIGGVTRRFPQLKFGFLEGGVGWACSLYSDLIGHWKKRNAEALDAVNPANLNRDLLLDLVKQYGSSAIISKLDQIAPGVGLLMERPEQLDDFAACGIKKASDIRDLFVPNFYFGCEADDPVTSWAFKGHVNPYGAKLGALFGSDIGHFDVPDMTEVLVEAYEGVEDGILSDEDFRDFVFGNPVRFWAGMNPDFFTGTAVESQAKKFLTENGTVTAAAAAL
- a CDS encoding CoA ester lyase, giving the protein MKLYRSILFVPGNRPEWIYKAPKYGPDALIIDLEDAVPIPEKSEARGIVRAGIERSHARGVPIVVRVNGLNTGLTGEDIEAVVTAGLVGIAIPKLEYAEEILKIDAWIEFFEKKAGLPLNTVEIVAIPETARGIMDIYKLATACPRVGNIVGGVGARSGDVTKAIGYKWTRPGFETLYMASHMLLAARSAGIEYPLAAGSLEVSDLELVRLQIQRVREIGFRGSLLIHPSAVPIANEVFAPSKEEIAWNKGILYAMDEAERAGRAAVTYDGMMIDYAHVRNALDLIHQAEAFGLEVGEYPQVKAL
- a CDS encoding amidohydrolase family protein gives rise to the protein MHDLSIKGGKIVDGTGQAPFTGDVALTDGRISGVGRDLGSAKRTINADGLLVTPGWVDVHTHYDGQAAWDQLMTPSLWHGVATVVMGNCGVGFAPATPDRHDWLIGLMEGVEDIPAKSLAAGLPWGWESFAEYLNVLAKMPRTIDVGGLVTHGAVRAYVMGDRGAKNQPANADDMAKMAALVKEAVLAGALGFSSSRTLVHSANGGEPVPGTYASDEELMAIARAIKETGRGLIELVPMGVAGEDNAALTRDMAMMRRIAATTGCPMTFLLPQHNSDPNQWRDQLRQCEEAVKEGVRITPQVFARPVCVLFSAQGENPFQYLPSYAPLMNLPLAEKVKALRSPDLRAKLLSESDPHTTGMSLLYQSPMVWQRTYPMGTPLSYTPEKSNSIAEIAKREGRDPRAVVYDLLLENEGRAFLMYAAAGYTDGNPDAIHEMLRHPMTALGGSDAGAHVRQIIDASIPTYMLTHWARDYKLGDRYHLPLEFVVKKLTRDGARLFGMHDRGTLEPGMKADVNLIDFENLHVNHPEMIYDMPAGMPRLMQTANGYVTSFVSGEVVQENGKATDARPGKIVRSSARAAL
- a CDS encoding DUF2791 family P-loop domain-containing protein — protein: MSTQIVSRRAIEALRAGVPNRDAVLALGCEQPAIEERFRTQLQEAKEGAPKGTQAAGFLIAGDFGAGKSHLLEYLQHVALAERFVCSKVVISKETPLYDPAKFYRAAVRTAVAPGRRGAALTEVAAQLDPRSDAYTELSAWAHSPSSGLNSRFAATLFLFKRLGMDVETRDRLISFWSGDPLDAGEIRKLLKSCGERATYTIEKITQRDLALQRLQFVSRLTTAAGYAGWVLLVDEVELIGRYSWLQRAKSYADLLRWMGKLPGQQSPGLLTVFAIMSNFESYIIEERNDLETVPSKLRAKGLEDMAKQAERAMRLIQREKARLQAPDLQAIRQTCKKVRSIHATAYDWQPPALAVERSGITSMREYIKRWITEWDLKRLDPSYTVELEQTALTQNYDEETALETSTEEETERRS